In Gambusia affinis linkage group LG08, SWU_Gaff_1.0, whole genome shotgun sequence, a single window of DNA contains:
- the snapc5 gene encoding snRNA-activating protein complex subunit 5 yields the protein MHSRLQELKKEEETLLKIKVMLQDQLNRLKFEEGALKSIISAQTEEGASHDPTPENEVQINLDDETEINRTKLLLNSAEDYDMEEEDEDDEDEENEYDEEDDDNEFEFVPEAEEEEDDY from the exons ATGCACAGCCGTTTGCAGGAGCTGAAGAAGGAAGAGGAGACTCTCCTCAAAATCAAAGTCATGCTACAAGACCAGCTGAACCGCCTGAAG tttgaagAAGGAGCCTTGAAGTCTATTATCAGCGCTCAAACAGAAGAAGGAGCTTCACATGACCCCACGCCAGAAAATGAg gTCCAGATTAATCTTGACGATGAGACCGAAATCAATCGAACCAAACTCTTGCTGAATAGTGCAGAGGATTATGACATGGAGGAAGAAGACGAAGATGATGAAGACGAGGAAAATGAAtatgatgaagaggatgatgacAATGAGTTTGAATTTGTGCCTGaagcagaagaggaggaggatgattaCTAA
- the lctlb gene encoding lactase-like b isoform X1, protein MGSHPSSYIREDLISSCCRRTMQPRCGDSVCHVLMLVLCLSAAEDFDWTKNNHGSFYYGTFPTGFSWGAGGSAYQTEGAWDKDGKGLSIWDVFSHKKGKIQQNDTGDSSCESYYKIKDDISLMKEIRLNHYRFSISWPRIIPTGAKSDHVNGKGIQYYDELIDHLLENHITPIVTLYHWDLPQVLQEKYGGWQNISMVNHFNDFANLCFEKFGDRVKHWITFNNPWSVAVEGYETGEHAPGLKLRGTGAYRAAHHIIKAHAKVWHTYDTQWRGKQKGLVGISLSGDWGEPVDISNQKDIEAAERYVQFYLGWFATPIFHGDYPQVMKDFVGRKSVQQGLGTSRLPAFSSQEKSYIKGTCDFLGIGHFTTRYITQRNDPTGRSSNSYFTDRDLAELVDPRWPDPGSEWLYSVPWGFRRLLNFVKTQYGNPMIYVTENGVSEKMMCTELCDEWRIQYYKDYINEMLKAIRDGVNVKGYTAWSLLDKFEWDEGYSERFGLYYVDFRNKNKPRYPKASVQFYKRIISSNGFPNQREVENWRRKAVEMCSSSNQLLAAEEQRSTAANILRLIHDPLTSHMEMVTEIVVPTVCTLSILISAVLLMFLLRRRN, encoded by the exons ATGGGGTCTCATCCCTCCTCATATATCAGGGAAGATCTCATCAGTTCGTGCTGCAGGAGAACCATGCAGCCCCGCTGTGGCGACAGTGTGTGCCATGTGCTTATGTTGGTGCTGTGTCTGTCTGCGGCTGAGGACTTCGACTGGACAAAGAACAACCACGGCTCCTTCTATTATGGCACTTTTCCAACTG GATTTTCATGGGGTGCCGGAGGTTCAGCCTATCAAACAGAAGGAGCCTGGGACAAAGATGGAAAAGGACTGAGCATCTGGGATGTGTTCAGTCACAAAAAGGGCAAAATCCAACAAAATGACACGGGGGATTCCTCCTGTGAAAGCTACTACAAAATCAAG GATGATATTTCTCTGATGAAGGAGATAAGGCTGAACCACTATCGCTTCTCTATCTCATGGCCAAGAATTATTCCCACTGGTGCAAAGT CTGACCATGTAAACGGAAAAGGAATACAGTACTATGATGAACTAATTGACCACCTGCTGGAGAACCATATCACTCCCATTGTTACACTATATCACTGGGATCTGCCTCAG GTTTTACAAGAGAAATATGGTGGATGGCAAAACATAAGTATGGTCAATCATTTCAATGACTTCGCCAacctttgttttgaaaaatttggTGACAGAGTGAAGCACTGGATCACTTTCAACAATCCATGG TCTGTGGCTGTTGAAGGTTATGAGACAGGTGAGCACGCTCCTGGGCTGAAGCTGAGAGGAACCGGGGCTTATAGAGCTGCACATCACATCATAAAG GCACATGCCAAAGTTTGGCACACTTATGATACACAGTGGAGGGGGAAACAAAAAG GTCTGGTGGGCATCTCTTTGTCGGGGGACTGGGGTGAGCCGGTGGATATCAGCAACCAGAAAGACATTGAAGCAGCAGAGAGATATGTACAGTTCTATCTGGGCTGGTTTGCCACACCCATCTTCCATGGAGACTACCCTCAAGTAATGAAAGACTTTGTCG GAAGGAAGAGTGTGCAGCAGGGACTTGGGACATCTCGACTGCCTGCGTTTTCTTCACAAGAGAAGAGCTACATAAAGGGGACGTGTGACTTCCTTGGCATCGGCCATTTCACCACCCGGTACATCACCCAGAGGAATGATCCAACAGGCCGTAGCAGCAACAGCTACTTCACAGACCGTGACCTGGCTGAGCTGGTGGACCCGCGGTGGCCTGATCCTGGGTCAGAATGGCTCTACTCTGTGCCATGGGGTTTCAGACGTTTGCTGAATTTTGTCAAG ACTCAGTATGGGAACCCAATGATTTACGTGACTGAGAATGGAGTTTCTGAGAAGATGATGTGCACAGAGCTGTGTGATGAATGGAGAATACAATATTATAAAGACTACATCAATGAGATGCTGAAAG CTATAAGAGATGGAGTCAATGTAAAGGGCTACACTGCATGGTCTTTGCTGGACAAGTTTGAGTGGGACGAAGGCTACTCTGAGAGATTTGGCTTGTACTATGTGGACttcaggaacaaaaacaaacctcgATATCCAAAAGCTTCTGTGCAGTTTTACAAACGGATCATCAGCTCCAATGGATTTCCAAATCAAAGAGAG gTTGAAAACTGGAGGAGGAAGGCTGTTGAGATGTGTTCTTCCAGCAACCAGCTCCTAGCAGCAG AGGAACAGCGGAGTACTGCTGCCAATATTCTAAGACTTATACATG aCCCGCTGACCAGCCACATGGAGATGGTGACTGAGATTGTCGTCCCCACAGTGTGCACACTCTCCATTTTGATCAGCGCCGTTTTGCTCATGTTTCTGCTGCGAAGAAGGAACTAG
- the lctlb gene encoding lactase-like b isoform X2, translating to MQPRCGDSVCHVLMLVLCLSAAEDFDWTKNNHGSFYYGTFPTGFSWGAGGSAYQTEGAWDKDGKGLSIWDVFSHKKGKIQQNDTGDSSCESYYKIKDDISLMKEIRLNHYRFSISWPRIIPTGAKSDHVNGKGIQYYDELIDHLLENHITPIVTLYHWDLPQVLQEKYGGWQNISMVNHFNDFANLCFEKFGDRVKHWITFNNPWSVAVEGYETGEHAPGLKLRGTGAYRAAHHIIKAHAKVWHTYDTQWRGKQKGLVGISLSGDWGEPVDISNQKDIEAAERYVQFYLGWFATPIFHGDYPQVMKDFVGRKSVQQGLGTSRLPAFSSQEKSYIKGTCDFLGIGHFTTRYITQRNDPTGRSSNSYFTDRDLAELVDPRWPDPGSEWLYSVPWGFRRLLNFVKTQYGNPMIYVTENGVSEKMMCTELCDEWRIQYYKDYINEMLKAIRDGVNVKGYTAWSLLDKFEWDEGYSERFGLYYVDFRNKNKPRYPKASVQFYKRIISSNGFPNQREVENWRRKAVEMCSSSNQLLAAEEQRSTAANILRLIHDPLTSHMEMVTEIVVPTVCTLSILISAVLLMFLLRRRN from the exons ATGCAGCCCCGCTGTGGCGACAGTGTGTGCCATGTGCTTATGTTGGTGCTGTGTCTGTCTGCGGCTGAGGACTTCGACTGGACAAAGAACAACCACGGCTCCTTCTATTATGGCACTTTTCCAACTG GATTTTCATGGGGTGCCGGAGGTTCAGCCTATCAAACAGAAGGAGCCTGGGACAAAGATGGAAAAGGACTGAGCATCTGGGATGTGTTCAGTCACAAAAAGGGCAAAATCCAACAAAATGACACGGGGGATTCCTCCTGTGAAAGCTACTACAAAATCAAG GATGATATTTCTCTGATGAAGGAGATAAGGCTGAACCACTATCGCTTCTCTATCTCATGGCCAAGAATTATTCCCACTGGTGCAAAGT CTGACCATGTAAACGGAAAAGGAATACAGTACTATGATGAACTAATTGACCACCTGCTGGAGAACCATATCACTCCCATTGTTACACTATATCACTGGGATCTGCCTCAG GTTTTACAAGAGAAATATGGTGGATGGCAAAACATAAGTATGGTCAATCATTTCAATGACTTCGCCAacctttgttttgaaaaatttggTGACAGAGTGAAGCACTGGATCACTTTCAACAATCCATGG TCTGTGGCTGTTGAAGGTTATGAGACAGGTGAGCACGCTCCTGGGCTGAAGCTGAGAGGAACCGGGGCTTATAGAGCTGCACATCACATCATAAAG GCACATGCCAAAGTTTGGCACACTTATGATACACAGTGGAGGGGGAAACAAAAAG GTCTGGTGGGCATCTCTTTGTCGGGGGACTGGGGTGAGCCGGTGGATATCAGCAACCAGAAAGACATTGAAGCAGCAGAGAGATATGTACAGTTCTATCTGGGCTGGTTTGCCACACCCATCTTCCATGGAGACTACCCTCAAGTAATGAAAGACTTTGTCG GAAGGAAGAGTGTGCAGCAGGGACTTGGGACATCTCGACTGCCTGCGTTTTCTTCACAAGAGAAGAGCTACATAAAGGGGACGTGTGACTTCCTTGGCATCGGCCATTTCACCACCCGGTACATCACCCAGAGGAATGATCCAACAGGCCGTAGCAGCAACAGCTACTTCACAGACCGTGACCTGGCTGAGCTGGTGGACCCGCGGTGGCCTGATCCTGGGTCAGAATGGCTCTACTCTGTGCCATGGGGTTTCAGACGTTTGCTGAATTTTGTCAAG ACTCAGTATGGGAACCCAATGATTTACGTGACTGAGAATGGAGTTTCTGAGAAGATGATGTGCACAGAGCTGTGTGATGAATGGAGAATACAATATTATAAAGACTACATCAATGAGATGCTGAAAG CTATAAGAGATGGAGTCAATGTAAAGGGCTACACTGCATGGTCTTTGCTGGACAAGTTTGAGTGGGACGAAGGCTACTCTGAGAGATTTGGCTTGTACTATGTGGACttcaggaacaaaaacaaacctcgATATCCAAAAGCTTCTGTGCAGTTTTACAAACGGATCATCAGCTCCAATGGATTTCCAAATCAAAGAGAG gTTGAAAACTGGAGGAGGAAGGCTGTTGAGATGTGTTCTTCCAGCAACCAGCTCCTAGCAGCAG AGGAACAGCGGAGTACTGCTGCCAATATTCTAAGACTTATACATG aCCCGCTGACCAGCCACATGGAGATGGTGACTGAGATTGTCGTCCCCACAGTGTGCACACTCTCCATTTTGATCAGCGCCGTTTTGCTCATGTTTCTGCTGCGAAGAAGGAACTAG
- the lctlb gene encoding lactase-like b isoform X3 — translation MQPRCGDSVCHVLMLVLCLSAAEDFDWTKNNHGSFYYGTFPTGFSWGAGGSAYQTEGAWDKDGKGLSIWDVFSHKKGKIQQNDTGDSSCESYYKIKDDISLMKEIRLNHYRFSISWPRIIPTGAKSDHVNGKGIQYYDELIDHLLENHITPIVTLYHWDLPQVLQEKYGGWQNISMVNHFNDFANLCFEKFGDRVKHWITFNNPWSVAVEGYETGEHAPGLKLRGTGAYRAAHHIIKAHAKVWHTYDTQWRGKQKGLVGISLSGDWGEPVDISNQKDIEAAERYVQFYLGWFATPIFHGDYPQVMKDFVGRKSVQQGLGTSRLPAFSSQEKSYIKGTCDFLGIGHFTTRYITQRNDPTGRSSNSYFTDRDLAELVDPRWPDPGSEWLYSVPWGFRRLLNFVKTQYGNPMIYVTENGVSEKMMCTELCDEWRIQYYKDYINEMLKAIRDGVNVKGYTAWSLLDKFEWDEGYSERFGLYYVDFRNKNKPRYPKASVQFYKRIISSNGFPNQREVENWRRKAVEMCSSSNQLLAAARRKSKEHAEMPKVWPVHDEV, via the exons ATGCAGCCCCGCTGTGGCGACAGTGTGTGCCATGTGCTTATGTTGGTGCTGTGTCTGTCTGCGGCTGAGGACTTCGACTGGACAAAGAACAACCACGGCTCCTTCTATTATGGCACTTTTCCAACTG GATTTTCATGGGGTGCCGGAGGTTCAGCCTATCAAACAGAAGGAGCCTGGGACAAAGATGGAAAAGGACTGAGCATCTGGGATGTGTTCAGTCACAAAAAGGGCAAAATCCAACAAAATGACACGGGGGATTCCTCCTGTGAAAGCTACTACAAAATCAAG GATGATATTTCTCTGATGAAGGAGATAAGGCTGAACCACTATCGCTTCTCTATCTCATGGCCAAGAATTATTCCCACTGGTGCAAAGT CTGACCATGTAAACGGAAAAGGAATACAGTACTATGATGAACTAATTGACCACCTGCTGGAGAACCATATCACTCCCATTGTTACACTATATCACTGGGATCTGCCTCAG GTTTTACAAGAGAAATATGGTGGATGGCAAAACATAAGTATGGTCAATCATTTCAATGACTTCGCCAacctttgttttgaaaaatttggTGACAGAGTGAAGCACTGGATCACTTTCAACAATCCATGG TCTGTGGCTGTTGAAGGTTATGAGACAGGTGAGCACGCTCCTGGGCTGAAGCTGAGAGGAACCGGGGCTTATAGAGCTGCACATCACATCATAAAG GCACATGCCAAAGTTTGGCACACTTATGATACACAGTGGAGGGGGAAACAAAAAG GTCTGGTGGGCATCTCTTTGTCGGGGGACTGGGGTGAGCCGGTGGATATCAGCAACCAGAAAGACATTGAAGCAGCAGAGAGATATGTACAGTTCTATCTGGGCTGGTTTGCCACACCCATCTTCCATGGAGACTACCCTCAAGTAATGAAAGACTTTGTCG GAAGGAAGAGTGTGCAGCAGGGACTTGGGACATCTCGACTGCCTGCGTTTTCTTCACAAGAGAAGAGCTACATAAAGGGGACGTGTGACTTCCTTGGCATCGGCCATTTCACCACCCGGTACATCACCCAGAGGAATGATCCAACAGGCCGTAGCAGCAACAGCTACTTCACAGACCGTGACCTGGCTGAGCTGGTGGACCCGCGGTGGCCTGATCCTGGGTCAGAATGGCTCTACTCTGTGCCATGGGGTTTCAGACGTTTGCTGAATTTTGTCAAG ACTCAGTATGGGAACCCAATGATTTACGTGACTGAGAATGGAGTTTCTGAGAAGATGATGTGCACAGAGCTGTGTGATGAATGGAGAATACAATATTATAAAGACTACATCAATGAGATGCTGAAAG CTATAAGAGATGGAGTCAATGTAAAGGGCTACACTGCATGGTCTTTGCTGGACAAGTTTGAGTGGGACGAAGGCTACTCTGAGAGATTTGGCTTGTACTATGTGGACttcaggaacaaaaacaaacctcgATATCCAAAAGCTTCTGTGCAGTTTTACAAACGGATCATCAGCTCCAATGGATTTCCAAATCAAAGAGAG gTTGAAAACTGGAGGAGGAAGGCTGTTGAGATGTGTTCTTCCAGCAACCAGCTCCTAGCAGCAG CTAGAAGAAAATCCAAGGAACATGCTGAGATGCCAAAGGTTTGGCCAGTGCATGATGAAGTTTAG
- the zwilch gene encoding protein zwilch homolog, producing the protein MGSKVVSRAEEFSTLLRCLQDDQSSNSCTYEEDIHITKMNGDKVTAGNLYFADQTIFVCEKAVPKILGLCDELNPETSNCSADNGDAEDSCDVLQPEQGPQPLTVMKGRQLLSLYTLSQNPGVSTVDNNPILHPLWVRCDMSDPAGTAWFGAEPVCVSNKVAGVKLYCITCKGPTVEKKSLATLDELKQMHKNRHHSSSMGIKGSARFSLFGSTVVENTTIESQSSVTVDFKWSHVESILEIPPLSSTATLNIKVVCGDMRSPMFEMYRELEFLQTLANGLKTGETEWTEPLESTSAVNLTKVYLEELRNMAKTLQDQAAKTVETPKPKQEADPSIFNSFLERGDLDFAEQLWVRMRKSVTSYQDIGDCLKLVIEALRYGDIKPWIHRDSSSSLSKLILQSYHQQIDHVSLTGITPVIMLLEVGLDKMRKDYINYLIGEELTTLNHLYYYLSTEVDVQEQVIRLRKLHHLLEIIVTCGTFLGLPYDRQFVLTQSCLNHYKTSTYDEEHEFKLQIKPALISHFYQKEHPIVWGVEISSGQGVREVRTSLQLSDKPLVDHVIFETDFPNETVNGDIEEPAFFSTTMCCSFNSFA; encoded by the exons atgGGCTCAAAAGTGGTATCTAGAGCAGAAGAGTTCTCCACACTTCTTCG ATGCCTCCAGGATGACCAAAGTAGTAATTCGTGCACATATGAG GAGGATATTCACATTACAAAGATGAACGGAGACAAAGTTACTGCGGGGAATTTGTACTTTGCCGACCAAACAATCTTTGTCTGTGAAAAAGCT gtaccaaaaatacttgggcTATGTGATGAGCTAAACCCTGAGACATCGAACTGTTCAGCTGATAATGGTGATGCTGAAGATAGTTGTGATGTTCTCCAACCAGAGCAAGGACCACAGCCCCTTACAGTCATGAAAGGAAG aCAGTTGCTGTCTTTGTACACATTATCTCAAAACCCTGGTGTGTCCACTGTGGACAATAACCCCATCTTACACCCTCTCTGGGTGCGATGCGACATGAGTGATCCTGCAGGAACAGCCTGGTTTGGTGCAGAACCAGTCTGTGTATCAAATAAAGTAGCTGGGGTCAAATTGTATTGTATTACCTGCAAAG GTCCAacggtggaaaaaaaatctcttgcaACCTTGGATGAACTGAAACAAATGCATAAGAACAGACATCATTCCTCCTCT ATGGGGATTAAAGGTAGTGCCAGGTTCAGTTTGTTTGGGTCCACCGTTGTGGAAAACACCACAATCGAGTCACAGAGCAGCGTGACAGTGGACTTCAAGTGGAGTCATGTGGAGAGTATTCTTGAGATCCCTCCTCTGTCCTCTACAGCTACTCTT AACATCAAAGTTGTTTGCGGAGACATGAGAAGTCCCATGTTTGAGATGTACAGGGAGCTAGAGTTTCTTCAg ACTCTAGCAAATGGTTTGAAAACAGGTGAGACTGAATGGACGGAACCTCTGGAGAGCACATCGGCTGTAAACCTGACAAAGGTCTATCTCGAAG AGCTTAGGAACATGGCAAAAACACTTCAGGATCAAGCTGCCAAAACAGTTGAG ACCCCAAAGCCGAAGCAGGAGGCGGATCCTTCCATTTTCAACTCCTTCTTGGAAAGAGGAGATTTGGATTTTGCAGAGCAGCTTTGGGTCCGGATGAGAAAAA GTGTGACTTCATACCAGGACATTGGCGACTGTCTGAAGCTGGTTATTGAAGCTCTACGATACGGTGACATCAAGCCCTGG ATTCACagagacagcagcagctccctCAGCAAACTGATCCTTCAGTCTTACCACCAGCAGATTGACCACGTGTCTCTTACAGGCATCACGCCAGTCATCATGCTACTGGAGGTGGGACtagacaaaatgagaaaagactACATTAACTACTTGATTG gtgAAGAATTGACAACTTTAAACCACCTG TACTACTACCTGAGCACTGAGGTTGATGTGCAAGAGCAAGTGATCAGACTCAGAAAACTGCACCACCTGCTGGAAATAATAGTGACCTGCGGCACATTCTTGGGTTTGCCTTACGACCGGCAATTTGTCCTCACACA ATCATGTCTGAATCACTACAAAACATCGACATACGATGAGGAACATGAATTCAAGCTCCAGATCAAACCAGCCTTGATAAGCCATTTCTACCAAAA GGAGCATCCCATAGTTTGGGGAGTTGAGATATCCAGTGGTCAAGGTGTTCGTGAGGTGCGGACGTCCTTACAGCTCAGTGACAAGCCACTGGTTGATCATGTCATCTTTGAAACAG aTTTCCCAAATGAAACTGTAAATGGGGACATTGAGGAGCCTGCCTTCTTTTCTACTACGATGTGCTGCAGCTTCAACAGCTTTGCGTAA